Proteins found in one Allorhizobium pseudoryzae genomic segment:
- a CDS encoding antitoxin, producing MNEHVKDASVDGEVAAAIFKNGRSRAVRIPKEFEFDGDRAVLVQQPDGSILMRTAVTAGLIEYLKQAEAWSGEEFVGNDDELEPLREVEI from the coding sequence ATGAACGAGCATGTGAAAGACGCAAGTGTAGATGGCGAGGTTGCAGCCGCCATCTTCAAAAACGGTCGAAGCCGGGCGGTTCGCATACCGAAGGAATTCGAGTTCGATGGTGATCGTGCCGTCTTGGTGCAGCAGCCAGACGGCTCGATACTGATGCGAACCGCTGTGACTGCCGGCCTTATCGAGTATCTGAAACAGGCGGAGGCCTGGAGCGGAGAAGAATTCGTTGGCAATGACGACGAATTGGAACCGCTCCGCGAGGTCGAGATCTGA
- a CDS encoding type II toxin-antitoxin system VapC family toxin has protein sequence MLDTNIVSAIVRHPRGQILERLLEIGEENAFISIITHGEIWYGVQKNGSEELARKVSAVTRRLYVAPLQLPSDQRYAEVRLALRQGMNIGPNDLWIAAHALALDAVLVTNNESEFSRVPGLKVENWLR, from the coding sequence ATGCTTGATACCAACATCGTCTCGGCGATCGTCAGGCATCCGCGTGGACAGATTCTCGAACGACTTCTTGAGATCGGGGAAGAGAATGCCTTCATCAGCATCATCACCCATGGTGAGATCTGGTACGGCGTGCAGAAAAACGGCTCCGAGGAGTTGGCGCGCAAGGTGTCGGCGGTGACGCGGCGGCTCTATGTGGCTCCGCTGCAGCTTCCGAGTGATCAGCGGTATGCCGAGGTCCGGCTGGCGTTGAGGCAAGGAATGAACATCGGTCCAAATGACCTTTGGATCGCGGCACATGCACTGGCACTGGACGCTGTGCTGGTGACGAACAATGAGAGTGAGTTTTCCCGCGTGCCGGGATTGAAGGTTGAAAATTGGCTGCGCTAG
- a CDS encoding glutamate synthase subunit beta, with the protein MGKVTGFMEIDRQVAKYQPASDRIRHFREFLIPMSDAEVTKQAARCMDCGIPYCHGPTGCPVHNQIPDWNDLVYNNKWEEAIRNLHSTNNFPEFTGRVCPAPCEEACTLNLEDAPVAIKTVEQAIADKAYELGYIVPQPATVKTGKKVAVIGSGPAGMAAAQQLARAGHEVHVYERESKAGGLLRYGIPDFKMEKNFIDRRVEQMTGEGVTFHYGANIGVDIKMQTLLDEHDAVIYCGGSETPRPAGIPGVELHGVYDAMPYLVQQNRRVGRENIDSVGWPAEPILAGAKHVVVVGGGDTASDCVGTAFRQGAVKVTQLDIRPMPPEKEDKLAVWPFWATKMRTSSSQAEGAVREFQVATLEFVGDEDGQLTGVRCCQVDERRKPIAGTDFIIKADLAFIAIGFSGPAQDGVLKDLGDKLQLNVDRRGSTNVVANEKDYKTSVDKLWTAGDVRRGQSLVVWAIREGRQVARAVDEALMGSTVLPA; encoded by the coding sequence ATGGGCAAGGTTACGGGTTTCATGGAAATCGACCGGCAGGTGGCGAAGTATCAGCCGGCCTCTGACCGTATTCGCCATTTCCGCGAGTTTCTCATCCCGATGTCGGATGCGGAAGTCACCAAGCAGGCGGCGCGCTGCATGGACTGCGGCATTCCGTATTGCCACGGCCCGACCGGCTGCCCGGTGCATAACCAGATCCCGGACTGGAACGACCTCGTCTACAACAACAAGTGGGAAGAGGCGATCCGCAACCTGCATTCCACCAACAATTTCCCGGAATTCACCGGTCGCGTCTGTCCGGCGCCGTGCGAGGAAGCCTGCACGCTGAACCTCGAAGATGCGCCGGTGGCGATCAAGACGGTCGAGCAGGCAATTGCCGACAAGGCCTATGAGCTCGGCTACATCGTGCCGCAGCCGGCCACGGTAAAGACCGGCAAGAAGGTGGCCGTGATCGGTTCGGGTCCGGCGGGCATGGCAGCCGCGCAGCAGCTCGCGCGTGCCGGTCACGAGGTGCATGTCTACGAGCGCGAGAGCAAGGCCGGCGGCCTGCTGCGCTATGGCATTCCCGACTTCAAGATGGAGAAGAACTTCATTGATCGCCGCGTCGAGCAGATGACCGGCGAAGGCGTGACCTTCCACTACGGCGCCAATATCGGCGTCGATATCAAGATGCAGACGCTGCTCGACGAGCATGATGCCGTGATCTATTGCGGCGGCTCGGAAACCCCGCGCCCGGCCGGCATTCCCGGCGTCGAGCTGCACGGCGTCTATGATGCGATGCCCTATCTGGTGCAGCAAAACCGCCGCGTCGGTCGCGAGAACATCGACAGCGTCGGCTGGCCGGCGGAACCAATCCTTGCCGGTGCCAAGCATGTCGTCGTCGTTGGCGGTGGCGATACCGCGTCCGACTGCGTCGGCACGGCCTTCCGCCAGGGTGCGGTCAAGGTCACCCAGCTCGACATCCGTCCGATGCCGCCGGAGAAGGAAGACAAGCTCGCCGTCTGGCCGTTCTGGGCCACCAAGATGCGCACCTCGTCCTCGCAGGCGGAAGGTGCCGTGCGCGAGTTCCAGGTGGCAACGCTGGAATTCGTCGGTGACGAGGATGGTCAGCTGACCGGCGTGCGCTGCTGCCAGGTGGATGAACGCCGCAAGCCGATCGCCGGCACGGATTTCATCATCAAGGCCGATCTCGCCTTCATCGCCATCGGCTTCTCCGGTCCGGCCCAGGACGGCGTTCTGAAGGATCTGGGCGACAAGCTCCAGCTCAACGTCGACCGCCGTGGCTCCACCAACGTGGTCGCCAACGAGAAGGACTACAAGACCTCGGTCGACAAGCTGTGGACAGCCGGCGACGTGCGCCGTGGCCAGTCGCTGGTCGTCTGGGCGATCCGCGAAGGCCGGCAGGTGGCCCGTGCCGTCGATGAGGCGCTGATGGGAAGCACCGTTCTTCCCGCCTGA
- a CDS encoding nucleoside 2-deoxyribosyltransferase yields MTLKLYLAGPEVFLPNARVILDAKAELTRAHGFEPICPGDIFIEPAPTRHEFGLKISAVDEGMMNRADGVIANLTPFRGIAADVGTAFELGYMCAQGKLVAAYTNVTANHYARTAEFYGGDVREGADGRKRGPDGMSLEDFDMIENLMLHGGIERRGGFIAIHDAAAAERYTDLTAFKTCLSALAERAAA; encoded by the coding sequence ATGACTTTGAAACTCTATCTTGCGGGGCCGGAGGTGTTCTTGCCCAATGCGCGCGTCATCCTGGATGCCAAGGCGGAGCTGACCCGCGCGCACGGTTTCGAGCCGATCTGCCCCGGCGACATCTTCATTGAGCCCGCACCGACCCGCCACGAATTCGGCCTGAAGATCAGCGCCGTGGACGAGGGCATGATGAACCGCGCCGATGGCGTGATCGCCAACCTCACGCCCTTCCGCGGCATCGCGGCGGATGTCGGCACGGCCTTCGAGCTCGGCTACATGTGCGCGCAGGGGAAGCTGGTGGCGGCCTATACGAATGTCACGGCAAATCACTACGCCCGCACCGCAGAGTTCTATGGTGGTGATGTGCGCGAAGGTGCCGATGGCCGCAAGCGCGGGCCGGATGGAATGTCGCTCGAGGATTTCGACATGATCGAGAACCTGATGCTGCACGGTGGCATCGAGCGGCGCGGTGGGTTCATCGCCATTCACGATGCGGCCGCTGCCGAACGTTACACCGATCTCACGGCCTTCAAGACCTGCCTCTCGGCGCTCGCCGAGCGCGCCGCCGCCTGA
- a CDS encoding SGNH/GDSL hydrolase family protein, with protein MAAARLGMRSVAVVLCALLVIFGDAASAFAQERRTLFDMMFGERRPQRADRSIIQIEPQRTRSRQPTAATPRAPRPAGTAAPAAETTTVEKLENARKVLVVGDFTAVSIGTGLEMAFAEDPSVLVVKEGSGSSGLVRQDYFNWPDKLPGLLDEVKPAVVVLMIGANDRQTMAVGEGSEKFRTEAWFEEYERRVAELAEIVTERKLPLLWVGLPAFQSSSLTADAVTLNGIYRPTIEKAGGEFIDIWDGFVNEDGQFIITGSDINGQQVRLRSPDGIGFTDAGKRKLAFYVEKVVKRHLGGLDPGALIRLDAGNLPLITSLPPEAAASVPSQPISLSDPQLDGGDSLLGGSLPPTTASDSPRNLLLTRGQLPDPPAGRIDNYRLTPATTASQP; from the coding sequence ATGGCGGCCGCACGGCTGGGAATGCGCAGCGTAGCGGTAGTCCTCTGCGCCCTCTTGGTCATCTTTGGGGATGCCGCGTCTGCCTTTGCCCAGGAACGCCGCACGCTGTTCGACATGATGTTCGGAGAGCGTCGTCCGCAACGCGCCGACCGCTCGATCATCCAGATTGAGCCGCAGCGGACACGAAGCCGGCAGCCCACCGCCGCCACGCCACGCGCGCCCCGCCCGGCCGGAACCGCCGCACCGGCGGCGGAGACCACGACGGTCGAGAAACTGGAAAACGCCCGCAAGGTGCTGGTCGTCGGCGATTTCACGGCCGTCAGCATCGGCACCGGTCTCGAAATGGCGTTTGCGGAGGATCCATCGGTTCTCGTCGTCAAGGAAGGGTCCGGCTCGTCCGGTCTCGTGCGCCAGGATTACTTCAACTGGCCGGACAAACTCCCCGGCCTGCTCGATGAGGTAAAACCGGCCGTGGTGGTCCTGATGATCGGCGCGAATGACCGACAGACCATGGCCGTTGGCGAGGGAAGCGAAAAGTTCAGGACCGAGGCCTGGTTCGAAGAATACGAACGCCGGGTGGCCGAGCTTGCAGAGATCGTCACCGAGCGGAAACTGCCGCTTCTGTGGGTGGGCCTGCCGGCCTTCCAGTCGTCTTCGCTGACGGCGGATGCGGTGACGCTGAACGGCATCTATCGTCCGACGATCGAAAAGGCCGGCGGTGAGTTCATCGACATCTGGGACGGTTTCGTCAACGAAGACGGCCAGTTCATCATCACCGGTTCGGATATCAACGGCCAGCAGGTGCGATTGAGAAGTCCGGACGGTATTGGCTTTACGGATGCCGGCAAGCGCAAGCTCGCCTTCTACGTGGAAAAGGTGGTCAAGCGGCATCTCGGCGGTCTCGATCCCGGGGCACTCATCCGCCTCGATGCCGGCAATCTGCCGCTCATCACCAGCCTGCCGCCGGAGGCCGCAGCCAGCGTTCCGAGCCAGCCGATCAGCCTGTCCGATCCGCAGCTGGATGGGGGCGACAGTCTCCTCGGCGGCAGCTTACCGCCGACGACGGCGTCGGATTCGCCGCGAAATCTGCTGCTCACCCGCGGCCAGTTGCCGGACCCGCCCGCCGGACGGATCGACAATTACAGGCTGACGCCGGCGACCACCGCCAGCCAGCCGTGA
- a CDS encoding lytic murein transglycosylase: MMVATSPIDARADTGFKTWVAKFYDTASASGISRSTYNKAFAGISGPDSDVLEKARYQPEFKSQIWDYLDSRVNPYTVRIGREMLARHGRTLAALENHFGVDKHILLAIWSMESNYGAVLENRDRLHHVPQALATLAWADPKRANFARKQLIAALKILQSGDVTPSHLTGSWAGAMGHTQFIPTSYLLYAVDADGDGRRDIWSSIPDALATSANLLAKNGWEGGKTWGYEAVLPSGAARYSGQTKTLAQWAALGFTRPNGKDFPRPSDRAELKLMAGSNGPAFLMLKNFFVIKRYNAADSYALAVGLLADEIAGFGGMTQAWPRPNGTLDIREKFELQSRLKELGYYDGEIDGNFGSGSKAAISAIQSRLGMDNTGEPSKTLLRALRN; the protein is encoded by the coding sequence ATGATGGTTGCGACCAGTCCGATAGATGCCCGCGCGGATACGGGTTTCAAGACGTGGGTCGCCAAATTCTATGACACAGCCTCGGCAAGCGGCATCAGCCGCTCGACCTACAACAAGGCTTTTGCCGGAATTTCCGGTCCGGATTCTGACGTCCTGGAGAAGGCACGCTACCAGCCGGAGTTCAAATCTCAGATCTGGGATTACCTCGATTCGCGCGTTAACCCCTACACCGTGCGTATCGGCCGCGAGATGCTGGCCCGCCATGGCCGCACGCTTGCGGCCCTGGAAAACCATTTCGGCGTCGATAAACACATTCTGCTGGCCATCTGGTCGATGGAATCGAATTACGGGGCGGTTCTCGAGAACCGGGACCGGCTGCATCATGTGCCGCAGGCTCTGGCAACGCTTGCCTGGGCTGATCCCAAGCGCGCCAATTTTGCCCGCAAGCAGCTGATTGCGGCGCTGAAGATCCTGCAAAGCGGCGACGTGACCCCCAGTCACCTCACCGGCTCCTGGGCCGGCGCCATGGGCCACACCCAGTTCATCCCGACAAGCTACCTGCTCTATGCCGTGGATGCGGACGGCGATGGCCGGCGCGACATCTGGAGTTCGATCCCGGATGCGCTGGCAACCTCCGCCAATCTTCTCGCGAAGAACGGCTGGGAGGGTGGAAAGACCTGGGGCTACGAGGCCGTCCTGCCGTCCGGCGCGGCGCGCTATTCTGGCCAGACCAAGACCTTGGCGCAATGGGCCGCGCTAGGCTTCACCCGGCCGAACGGCAAGGATTTTCCGCGTCCCTCCGACCGGGCGGAGTTGAAGCTGATGGCTGGCAGCAATGGCCCCGCCTTCCTGATGTTGAAGAATTTCTTCGTCATCAAGCGTTATAACGCGGCCGATTCCTACGCGCTCGCCGTTGGCCTTCTGGCGGACGAGATTGCCGGCTTCGGCGGCATGACCCAAGCCTGGCCAAGACCGAACGGCACGCTCGACATCCGCGAGAAGTTCGAGTTGCAGAGCCGTCTCAAGGAGCTCGGCTACTATGACGGCGAAATCGACGGCAATTTCGGCTCCGGCTCGAAGGCGGCGATCAGCGCGATCCAGTCGCGTCTCGGCATGGACAACACCGGTGAACCGTCGAAGACCCTGTTGAGAGCCCTGCGCAATTGA
- the galU gene encoding UTP--glucose-1-phosphate uridylyltransferase GalU, which produces MGQKIRKAVFPVAGLGTRFLPATKAVPKEMLTVVDKPVIQYVVDEAAAAGIQHFVFVTGRGKGVIEDYFDIQYELEQMLRERNKNAELTLLADLLPTAGTASFTRQQVPLGLGHAVWCARDIVGNEPFAVLLPDMIMASEKSCLKGMVELYEKTGGNVLAVEECDPALAHKYGIVGVGEKVGSEGFKITEMVEKPAKGTAPSNFFINGRYILQPEIFKILETQERGAGNEIQLTDGMLALAKSQDFAGYHFKGETFDCGAKDGFILANLAFALKRDDIRPLIEGPLKDITSKL; this is translated from the coding sequence GTGGGACAGAAGATCCGTAAAGCCGTTTTTCCTGTTGCAGGTTTGGGAACCCGCTTCCTGCCTGCGACCAAGGCAGTTCCGAAGGAAATGCTGACGGTCGTTGACAAGCCCGTGATTCAATATGTTGTCGATGAGGCCGCTGCTGCCGGCATCCAGCATTTCGTTTTCGTGACCGGCCGCGGCAAGGGTGTCATCGAAGACTATTTCGACATTCAGTACGAGCTTGAGCAGATGCTGCGCGAGCGCAACAAGAACGCCGAGCTGACGCTTCTCGCCGATCTTCTGCCGACAGCGGGCACGGCAAGCTTCACGCGCCAGCAGGTTCCGCTCGGCCTCGGCCATGCGGTCTGGTGCGCGCGCGATATCGTCGGCAACGAGCCCTTCGCCGTTCTTCTGCCCGACATGATCATGGCGTCGGAGAAGAGCTGCCTCAAGGGCATGGTCGAACTCTATGAAAAGACCGGCGGCAACGTGCTGGCCGTCGAAGAGTGCGATCCCGCGCTGGCCCACAAATATGGTATCGTCGGCGTCGGCGAGAAAGTCGGATCCGAAGGCTTCAAGATCACCGAAATGGTGGAAAAGCCGGCCAAGGGCACCGCACCGTCCAACTTCTTCATCAACGGCCGCTACATTCTGCAGCCGGAAATCTTCAAGATCCTGGAAACCCAGGAGCGCGGCGCCGGCAACGAAATCCAGCTGACCGACGGCATGCTGGCGCTGGCCAAGAGCCAGGATTTCGCCGGTTACCACTTCAAGGGCGAGACTTTCGACTGTGGTGCAAAGGATGGCTTCATCCTCGCCAACCTCGCTTTTGCGCTGAAGCGCGACGATATCCGTCCGCTGATCGAAGGTCCGCTGAAGGACATCACCTCGAAGCTCTAA
- a CDS encoding outer membrane beta-barrel protein: protein MNKTIITGRRSARHFGPVALLLASAALLPQTLLAQTLSSGTSTANPYPASTASTAGAVTGSTRTSGSSTTPATTYGATTANTYGSAATSGAASGYGADDSADATTDPYGTASSRTTQTTAGSTALRGTSMLQGTPLNDADSLDADDLGRLTEAPQNEAEAPIDAGEAALTRTDDGLGLRFGSFTLRPSVNQSVNTETTRRGGTETRRSYLATTGNWELRSDWARHALTVTGEGTWQKNISGSGVTEPQANINGDLRLDLADDTIANLTAGYAFEREDANDPNAIANALNQADVDRYTAGAAIERDAGLLRGTAALALTRTTYGDVRLSDGRTLSLADRDRTAYQGRVRLGYELSPALIPFIEATLGRAIYDSDRDASGYARSSNSYGGRGGIQLDLGEKLRGELGLGYAVVDYEDSRLASIDAFTVDGNLAWSPRRGTTIDSTLRTTVQDATSAGANGWVEYQLTTGVSQQILDQLTGRLTGSTTLRDFPTTTNELNWQLGAGLIWNINRYFDVTANVGYEHTDNASGEDSKVIRAGIGLTLRR from the coding sequence ATGAACAAGACGATCATCACCGGCAGACGCTCTGCCCGGCACTTCGGGCCGGTCGCCCTGCTTTTGGCCTCCGCAGCCCTGCTGCCGCAAACGCTGCTGGCCCAGACCCTGTCCTCCGGCACCTCGACCGCCAACCCTTATCCCGCCTCGACGGCGTCCACGGCCGGCGCGGTCACCGGCAGCACCCGCACGTCCGGCTCCAGCACCACTCCGGCGACCACCTATGGCGCGACCACCGCCAATACCTATGGCAGCGCCGCCACCAGTGGCGCGGCTTCGGGTTACGGTGCGGACGACAGCGCCGATGCGACCACCGATCCGTATGGCACGGCGAGCAGCCGCACCACCCAGACCACGGCAGGCTCCACCGCCCTGCGCGGCACAAGCATGCTGCAGGGAACACCGCTCAATGACGCCGACAGCCTGGACGCGGATGATCTCGGCCGCCTGACGGAAGCGCCGCAGAACGAAGCGGAAGCGCCGATCGATGCCGGTGAAGCCGCCCTCACCCGCACGGACGATGGTCTTGGGCTTCGTTTCGGCTCGTTCACCCTGCGCCCAAGCGTCAACCAGAGCGTCAACACCGAGACGACCCGGCGCGGCGGCACCGAAACGCGGCGCAGCTACCTCGCGACCACCGGCAACTGGGAACTGCGCTCCGACTGGGCCCGTCACGCGCTGACCGTCACCGGCGAAGGCACCTGGCAGAAAAACATCAGCGGCAGCGGCGTGACCGAGCCGCAGGCCAACATCAACGGTGATCTGCGCCTTGATCTCGCCGACGACACGATCGCCAACCTGACCGCCGGCTATGCCTTCGAACGCGAAGACGCCAATGATCCGAACGCGATTGCCAATGCGCTGAACCAGGCGGATGTCGATCGCTATACGGCAGGTGCCGCCATCGAACGGGATGCCGGCCTGCTGCGCGGCACCGCCGCTCTGGCGCTCACCCGGACCACGTACGGCGATGTCCGCCTGAGTGACGGCAGAACCCTCAGTCTCGCCGACCGCGACCGCACCGCCTACCAGGGACGGGTACGGCTGGGCTACGAACTCTCTCCGGCCCTGATCCCGTTCATCGAGGCAACGCTTGGCCGTGCCATCTACGATTCCGATCGCGATGCGTCCGGTTACGCCCGTTCCTCCAACAGCTATGGCGGACGCGGCGGCATCCAGCTCGATCTCGGCGAAAAGCTGCGCGGCGAACTGGGTCTCGGTTACGCCGTCGTCGATTACGAGGATTCCCGCCTCGCTTCTATCGATGCCTTCACCGTGGACGGCAACCTCGCCTGGTCGCCGAGACGCGGCACGACCATCGATTCGACCCTGCGCACGACGGTTCAGGATGCGACCTCCGCCGGCGCGAACGGCTGGGTGGAGTACCAGTTGACCACGGGCGTCTCGCAGCAGATCCTCGATCAACTGACCGGCCGCCTGACCGGATCGACAACGTTGCGGGACTTCCCGACCACCACCAACGAGTTGAACTGGCAGCTGGGCGCCGGCCTGATCTGGAACATCAACCGCTATTTCGACGTGACCGCCAATGTCGGGTACGAACATACCGACAATGCAAGCGGCGAGGACAGCAAGGTCATCCGCGCCGGCATCGGTCTGACGCTGCGCCGCTGA
- a CDS encoding KpsF/GutQ family sugar-phosphate isomerase: MTNTALSTEPFDPVSSALRTLAMEKRGLEALEAALQNGLGDILRQAVEIISGITGRVIVTGVGKSGHIGVKLAATFASTGTPASFVHAAEANHGDLGMIAGNDLVIALSKGGESAELRSIVAYTRRFSIPLLSLTCAADSTLARASDLVFLLPNEQEACPHGLAPTTSTLMQLAIGDALAIALLEARGFSATDFHTFHPGGKLGASLTHVKDIMHTGDRLPIVARGTAMPEAVSTLSHKHFGCVLVLEEDGTLAGIITEGDLARNLTRNLGELVVDDVMTKTPKTIGPETLATVALAFLQKNSIGALVVVDETKRPLGLVHFHDLLRIGVA; the protein is encoded by the coding sequence ATGACAAACACGGCCCTTTCAACTGAACCTTTCGACCCGGTCTCGTCTGCGCTCCGCACGCTTGCCATGGAAAAGCGCGGCCTTGAGGCGCTCGAAGCTGCGTTGCAGAACGGACTTGGCGATATCCTGCGCCAGGCTGTCGAGATCATTTCCGGCATCACTGGCCGTGTGATCGTCACCGGCGTCGGCAAAAGCGGTCATATCGGCGTCAAGCTCGCGGCGACCTTTGCCTCGACAGGCACGCCGGCCTCCTTCGTGCATGCGGCAGAAGCCAATCACGGCGATCTCGGCATGATCGCCGGCAACGACCTCGTCATTGCGCTTTCGAAAGGCGGCGAAAGTGCCGAGCTCCGCAGCATCGTCGCCTATACGCGGCGTTTCTCGATCCCGCTCTTGTCACTGACCTGTGCTGCGGATTCAACGCTTGCGCGCGCGTCCGACCTTGTCTTCCTGCTGCCGAACGAGCAGGAGGCCTGTCCGCATGGACTGGCGCCGACCACCTCGACGCTGATGCAGCTTGCCATCGGCGACGCGCTGGCGATAGCGCTTCTGGAAGCCCGCGGGTTTTCTGCCACCGACTTCCACACCTTCCATCCGGGCGGCAAGCTGGGCGCCAGCCTGACGCATGTGAAGGATATCATGCATACCGGTGACCGGCTGCCGATCGTCGCGCGCGGCACGGCGATGCCTGAGGCCGTCTCGACGCTGTCGCACAAGCATTTCGGCTGCGTGCTGGTCCTGGAGGAGGATGGCACACTGGCCGGCATCATCACCGAAGGCGATCTGGCCCGCAACCTGACCCGCAATCTCGGCGAACTGGTTGTGGACGATGTGATGACGAAGACGCCGAAGACGATCGGGCCGGAGACGCTGGCAACGGTGGCGCTGGCCTTCCTGCAGAAGAACAGCATTGGCGCGCTCGTCGTCGTGGATGAGACGAAGCGGCCGCTCGGTCTCGTGCATTTCCACGATCTGCTCAGAATCGGGGTTGCCTGA
- a CDS encoding NfeD family protein, producing the protein MIADLARNLGPWSWWIVGLLLLAAELAAPGVFLIWIGVAALVVGAVSLLIWDLPVWSWQLQLLVFAVLSVVITLAGRRYFGRPDAESDQPLLNRRGESLVGRTAVLAEPISNGRGRIRLDDTWWSVSGPDLPAGMKVRVAEWTGSELIVEPVA; encoded by the coding sequence ATGATCGCGGACCTAGCCAGAAACCTCGGCCCCTGGAGCTGGTGGATCGTCGGCCTGCTGCTGCTCGCGGCGGAACTGGCAGCGCCCGGCGTGTTCCTGATCTGGATCGGCGTTGCGGCCCTGGTCGTCGGCGCCGTCTCGCTCCTCATCTGGGACCTTCCGGTCTGGAGCTGGCAGTTGCAACTGCTCGTCTTCGCCGTCCTGTCGGTCGTCATCACGCTGGCAGGACGCCGCTACTTCGGCAGGCCCGACGCGGAGAGTGACCAGCCGCTCCTCAACCGCCGCGGCGAAAGCCTGGTCGGGCGCACCGCCGTGCTGGCCGAGCCGATCAGCAATGGCCGCGGCCGCATCAGGCTCGATGATACCTGGTGGTCGGTCAGCGGGCCGGATCTACCGGCCGGCATGAAAGTCCGTGTTGCGGAATGGACCGGCAGCGAACTCATCGTCGAGCCAGTCGCCTGA
- a CDS encoding SPFH domain-containing protein, protein MLAGLDIVVIALVAFVILVLFAGIKTVPQGYRYTVERFGRYTRTLDPGLNLIVPFIERVGSRMNVMEQVLDVPTQEVITKDNASVSADAVAFYQVLNPAQAAYQIANLENAIQNLTMTNIRSVMGSMDLDELLSNREVINERLLRVVDEAVQPWGIKVTRVEIKDIQPPTDLVQAMARQMKAEREKRAQVLEAEGSRNAAILRAEGAKQAAVLQAEGEREAAFRQAEARERLAEAEANATRLVSDAIASGDVNAINYFVAQKYTEAMAAIGTAGNSKIVLMPMEASSLIGSLGGIGALARDVFGDGGDAAAPSTRRVTPPRSTPARTTPVLNPFDQNRTES, encoded by the coding sequence ATGCTTGCAGGTCTCGATATCGTCGTCATCGCCCTTGTGGCCTTTGTCATTCTGGTCCTGTTTGCCGGGATCAAGACGGTGCCACAGGGATACCGCTACACGGTCGAGCGATTTGGCCGCTACACCCGAACCCTTGACCCGGGTCTCAACCTCATTGTGCCCTTCATTGAACGGGTCGGCTCCCGCATGAATGTCATGGAACAGGTTCTGGACGTGCCGACGCAGGAGGTGATCACCAAGGACAATGCCAGCGTTTCGGCCGATGCGGTGGCCTTCTACCAGGTGCTGAACCCCGCCCAGGCGGCCTATCAGATCGCCAACCTGGAAAACGCCATTCAGAACCTCACCATGACGAATATCCGCTCGGTGATGGGTTCGATGGATCTCGACGAACTCCTCTCCAATCGCGAAGTGATCAACGAACGCCTGCTGCGGGTGGTGGACGAGGCCGTCCAGCCCTGGGGCATCAAGGTCACCCGCGTCGAGATCAAGGACATCCAGCCGCCGACCGATCTGGTGCAGGCCATGGCCCGCCAGATGAAGGCCGAGCGCGAAAAGCGCGCCCAGGTTCTGGAAGCGGAAGGATCACGCAACGCCGCCATCCTGCGCGCCGAAGGCGCCAAGCAGGCCGCGGTCCTGCAGGCCGAAGGCGAACGGGAAGCAGCTTTCCGGCAGGCGGAAGCCCGGGAACGACTGGCCGAGGCGGAAGCCAATGCAACACGGTTGGTCTCAGACGCCATCGCCTCCGGCGACGTGAATGCGATCAACTACTTCGTGGCGCAAAAATATACCGAAGCCATGGCAGCGATCGGCACCGCCGGCAATTCGAAGATCGTGCTGATGCCGATGGAGGCCTCATCGCTGATCGGCTCGCTCGGCGGCATCGGCGCCCTCGCCCGCGACGTCTTCGGCGATGGCGGCGATGCCGCCGCCCCTTCCACCCGTCGCGTCACCCCTCCTCGCAGCACGCCGGCGCGAACGACACCGGTCCTCAATCCGTTCGACCAGAACCGCACCGAAAGCTGA